Genomic DNA from Setaria italica strain Yugu1 chromosome V, Setaria_italica_v2.0, whole genome shotgun sequence:
TTTTGCATTACGCGAACACGAAAATTTCCATTTCTTGTATAGGCCAGCCAACAAGAGCTCGTTTACAGCAGCAAAAATGGgcagacagaagagaagcaggCATAACTGCTATCTTCGCTGCCGTGGGCACCGCCAACATTCTGATTCAGTATTACAACAAGCTAGGAGATGTCGGTTTATCATGCAATTTATTCTTCTCGTACTGCTGTACACACGGATTTTTCTAGGTAACTTGGTTATGATGCGGTATTACACACAGAGTCACGCTGAGCCGACAAATTAGCCAACCGATCCCTCGAGTTTCAGGTTCATGAGTGCGTCCACCTCCTGCGCGAACTCGTAGGGAAGATGCTCAAAAACAGCTCGGCAGAATCCACCAATCATGGCAGCAACAGCCTTTTCGTGATCTACCCCTCTTTGCTGGAAATAAAACAGCTGGTCCTCTCCGATTTTGGAAGTGCTTGCCTCATGCTCAACACGGCCACTAGTGCAACCAACCTGTTACAAGCAAGGTTTTGTCAATCCATTGGTAGATGGGCGAAAAACATATGAGGTTATGTTCAGCATGAAAACTTGAAATGTGTGCTAGGAAGAAATTCAGGTAGTGGAGAAATGTCATGTTATGAGCATCCAGTTCAATATGTCCGGATAACTATGCATTCGTAATCAAGTTGAATTCAATATGTTCCCCAtgcatcacaaattcacaagaTTATGAAGGAGGGCACATGCATTTGCTTTCTTTCCACAAAGGTTCAACTTACCTAGATTGCATTTTCTGAAAGCCACATTTAAAGTGACAGTGCTAAGAAACTACTATAATTAAAATTGACACTACAAATCTACTGAATGGAGAGATGCATATCAAATCTTGAAatgcatatatttttgtatataCTAACTATGAACTCATGCATTTCACTGGCTAGCTAAGTGCAAACTTCATGATCATGACCACAACAAATGTTTGGTACTGTACTGATAGCTAGGAAGTCAAAGCATAAAGGACAACTCAACTTTCCATGCTATTTCCACATAAAAAAGACCTGATCTTGAACAATCCAGTAGTATTACTTGCCAAAGCACAAACCATACTACTGCAGCACATACAATCCCTACTTTTCTAGACTCACATGGAAATTTTGCGCTATGTGTCCCTTAAGAAATTAAGAATTTGGAAGTGAGAAGAGAGCATGTTATCTACATTATAATATCATATCAACTTTCCAATAACCATTTGATCTTACAGCTGTTATATCAAAGCAACTTTTATGTCTATCCATAAATGAATGCaatattttctattttctttctttctttcgttTTTACTGCAAGAATTTATAAGGTTTGATCAATCGGACTAGATCAACAGTCCGTACAAGGTAAAGCCGTAAAGGATCATCTCAGAAGCAGGACAACATTTAACATGCTCCATGTATTTCAATAGTCATTGCAATATTATTGAATCATCAAGTTAGTCCAACCTAAGGAGATTCACACAATACCCTCAGTTTAATCAAATTATCAGTTTTTCCTTCATGTTTAAAATGACAATTTTGCACTGGGTCTATGTGCTCCCTGACTTATGCAAGGATTATACTGTAAACATGTTGAAGAATGGAGCATTAAAACCTTGTCATATCAGTATCTGACACAGCAATTGAACCTTATATGCCAAACTAAGCAGAAAGGAAGAGCCCGTTACCTGAATGGTGGGATAGGTATTTGCAGCAGCATTATCACCAATCAGCAATGAATCACACTGTGAAGAATTATAAGCATTCTCTGCACCAGCGTTCATCTGGACCAGGCCACGGTAGCAATTTCTTGATTTCCCTGCAGAGATGCCCTTGGATATAATCCGGCTGCGTGAATTCTTACCCTTATGGATCATTTTCGTCCCTGTGTCTGCTTGTTGGCAATCCTTTGTAAGCGCAACAGAGTAGAACTCGCCAACAGTGTCATCCCCAACAAGCTCCACACTTGGGTACTTCCATGTGATAGCGGAACCCGTCTCAACCTGTGTCCATGAGATCTTCGAACCCCGCCCCTTGCACCGTCCCCTCTTCGTCACAAAATTATAAATGCCTCCTTTCCCCTCCTCATCACCAGAGTACCAATTCTGCACCGTGGAGTACTTAATCTCTGCCCCCTCCTCACACACAAGCTCCACAACTGCAGCATGGAGCTGATTTGAGTCATATGCCGGTGCAGTACAGCCTTCCAAATAGCTAACTGTGCTCCTCTCATCGGCTACGATCAGAGTCCTCTCAAACTGCCCGGTCTCCTTGTCGTTGATCCTGAAGTAGGTCGAGATTTCCATGGGGCAGACCGTGTCCTTGGGCACGTAGCAGAAGGACCCGTCGCTGAACACCGCAGAATTGAGGGCGGCATAGTAGTTGTCGCCGGGGGGAACGATGCTGCCGAGGTAGCGTTTAACCAGGTCGGGGTACTCGCGGATGGCCTCTGAGATGGAGCAGAAGATGACGCCCTTGGCCATGAGCGCCTCGCGGTGGGTGGTAGCGATGGAGGTGGAGTCGATGacggcgtcgacggcgacgtTGGTGAGGCGCTTCTGCTCGGTGAGCGGGATGCCGAGGCGGTCGAAGGTCTTGAGCAGCTCCGGGTCGACCTCGTCGAGGCTGTTGAGCTTGGGCTTGGTCTTGGGCGCGGAGTAGTAGCAGAGGGATTGCAGGTCGACGGGCGCGTACTCGTTGTCGCTCCAGGTGGGCTCGACCATGGTGAGGAATCGGCGGTAGGCGGCGAGGCGGAAGTCGAGCATCCACGCGGGCTCCGCCTTGAGCTCGGAGATGCGGCGGACGGTGGCCTCCGAGAGGCCCTTGGGGATGGAGAAGGACTCGAAGTCGGAGACGAACCCGTACTTGTACTCCCGCTTCAGCAGCTTCTGCAGCGCGTCCGCCtcgtcctccgccgcggcggcccggGACGACGACGGGGACGGCTTCTGCGGGCCCGTCTGCACGGCCACCACCGAgaggcggccgcgccggcgcacgctggcgcggcgcccCGGGCCGTACGATGCGCGTCCCAACCCGAGCTTGGCGGTGAGGGCGCACGGCGAGAagagggaggtggaggcggaggcggccatggtgcggcggccggggcgggggcGAGGCGGAAGCGAATTGGGGATGGGGAGAGAGAGACCGTGGGGGGGACCGGGGGAACCGGGGGGTTGTTGCGTGGGTGGAGCCGTGGAACGGGCTCACGGTGCGCGCACGCGTGGACGGGGCGCGTGGGAGGCCGGCGTTGGTGGGCGCGGTCCGGGCAGGGCTACGCGGGTGGGGGAGGGGTCGTGTGGCGGCCGAGAGGCAGGGGCACGGCACTGACTGGATGTGGTTCGTGACGCGTGGCTGGCTGCATCCGGAGAAGAAATTCGCCGGGATTTCGGGGCCCATTTCTTCCCACCGCAAACGCGGCGGCGAAATCGCcctcggcttcggcttcggcccGGCTTGATTTAGAAGACTGGAACGGCCGCCCCCGGCCTCCAGCGGCGGACGGATCAGGGCCGTCAAGAGGTGATCCAGCGGTCCGAGCAGCCCCGGCCCTCCCGATCTCTCGGGCCTGCGGAGAGCGGATCGATCGGGacgcccggccgccggcccacccGCCCAACCAAATGCGCTCGTTAAAGTCGTCTCACTTCTCGCTGTGGCTATCACGCTCCACACCTCTCGCGCCAGCCATGGCCGCCTCCTCCCTGCTCCGCTCGCTCAcccggcacgcgcgcggcgctTCCGCTTACCGCCACCTGCCTTGGTCGCCCTTCTCCACCAccactgcggcggcggcgggcgcgcgggatGAGGCGAGGAAGGGGTTCCCTGGGCTGGGGCCGACGGCGAAGGGGGAGAAGGCGCGGGTGGTGGTGCTGGGGACCGGGTGGGCGGGGTCGCGGCTCATGAAGGACCTCGACACCAGCGGCTACGACGTCGTCTGCGTCGCCCCGCGCAACCACATGGTGTTCACGCCGCTGCTGGCCTCCACCTGCGTCGGCACGCTCGAGTTCCGCTCCGTCGCCGAGCCGCTCGCGCGCATCCAGCCCGCCGTGTCCAAGTCGCCGGGCTCCTACTTCTTCCTCGCCCGCTGCACCGGCGTCGACCCCGACGCCCACACGGTGAGATCCCCCCGGTTTTGGCTAGGTGTGTGTCGAATGTCGATCCTACCAAGTACCAATTGGTGTTGCTTTCGCACATTCGTGTGTTCCCAGATTCTCGGAGAAATAATTCTCAAAGTGCATTTATGCGTCCTGTGCATAATTGCTTTTGACCTTTTCAGGAGATGTGTGACTGAGATGTCCGGGGTTAGTTGGGCAGAGGAAAAGGAGGAATCTTATAGCTTTATTACTCATGAACACCATGATCCAGACCTACCATTCCCTGCAGCTTAGCACTCTGTAGCGAATGTGTGGCTGCagtgctgcctgcctgcctttcGTTTTTAGCTTTTAAGTGCAAAATTCAAGATCGCCGTTATTGCCCGTGTTTGAGTATGGGAAATCAACAGTGTATGTGCATATATTCATCCGACATGCATCTGATCATACCGATCCACATTATGCAGCTCATACATAGTACATCATTTAACTAGTTCCATTGGTCAATATGTGCATAGTAATTCACTTCACAATCTTAGGATCAAAGAGTCAATGCCATCAAAGATCGGATGTGTAACCTATACAGTCCCTGCTGATACTTCATGGCTAGGTATCTCAGACTGATTAGAGCCAAGTAGACATGCACACACGGGAAAAAACATGGTGTTTTATGAATATTTACACACTCTACTCTATACAGGGAGAGTTCTAGACTCTATTAAATTTGCATTAGCTTTACTTGGCAGCTTGGCTAGTTGGAGGGATATTGCATGAACCTTTCCTGCtgacattgattttttttttctctatgcCCCAGTTCTGTCTATTTATTGTCTCCTTTTGCATTTAGATTGATTGCGAGACAGTTACAGACGGTGAGAAAGATACCTTGGAACCATGGAAATTTAAGGTTGCTTATGACAAGCTGGTTTTTGCAAGTGGAGCTGAGGCATCAACTTTTGGGATAAAGGGTGTCACCGAGCATGCTATCTTTCTTCGGGAAGTTCACCATGCTCAAGAGATTCGCAGAAGGCTCCTTCTTAATCTGATGTTGTCTGATGTACCTGGTATGACTGCCTTTTTCATTTGACGTCTTATATGTGCTAATCAAGTAGGTTGATGGTAAAACTATCTTTGAGCTGAAATAGTTGGCTATAGAAAAGCAAAAGTTAACTTGCCTGCTCAGACCTAATGTTATCCACTTCATCATTGCTGATAGACCAATGCTATATGGACAAACAGGACTTTCCGAGGAAGAAAAGCGCAGACTATTGCACTGTGTTGTTGTTGGAGGTGGTCCGACAGGGGTGGAATTTAGTGGTGAACTTAGTGATTTCATCATGCGAGATGTTAAACAACGTTATTCACACGTGAAGGATTATATCCATGTGACCCTGATTGAGGTTTGTGCTGTTGTTTTTCTATGTTTACTTTTAAATTTTTAACTGGGAACTCGCATATCAGCTAATTCGTCATTTCATCTCAGGCAAATGAAATATTGTCATCATTTGATGTTCGCCTCAGGCAATATGCTACAAACCAATTAATTAAGGTTAGTAATCTCTTCGTCACATTTATTTTTATATCATTTTTGGCTTTAAGGCTTCAACAGGCTACTATTTAAGAGAATTCTATTTCCAAAGATAGCATGCTGAGAATCGAATAGCTATATATGGCCGTGATAAACCTGCTAATAGATTGCATGTTGTTTTTCTCATATTATTTGGATTTTGATAAATAACTTGTTTGCGTTGTTCACCCACCAGTCAGGTGTTAGGCTTGTGCAAGGAATTGTTAAGGATGTACAACCTAACAAATTAATCCTTGACAATGGAGAGGAGGTTCCTTATGGTTTGTTAGTATGGTCTACCGGAGTTGGTGCTTCACCATTTGTTAAGTCGTTGCCATTTCCTAAGTCACCTGGTGGAAGGTATAATAAATTGGTATGATCATATGTTGTGTCTATACTTCATCATATGGTGAATGGGTTCCATTGTCAGCAGACGCTCACATCTTCCGTAGTTTTGAGCGTGGCGAGCATGCAGTTTAGGGCTTTAGGCATATGCTAATAACATATTCATGTTCTGTCATAGGACCTTTTAACAGTTTTTTCTATGTTTGCAGGATTGGTGTAGATGAGTGGTTACGAGTTCCTTCTGTTCGGGATGTGTATGCTATTGGTGACTGCAGTGGATTTCATGAAAGCACTGGCAAGGATGTTCTCCCAGCTCTAGCCCAGGTAGTTTCACGAACCATCTTGCTGCAAGCTAAGCTAGTTACAAAAGCATGCCCAAACTACTTTGGGCACAGAGCATTGTTTTCTATAGCACTAGGTAAAACAGGGtggaaaatgaaaagaagaTGAACAAACGGATTTGCATCAAAATTTAACTGGCAGATATTTCTGTTCGTCTTGCGTGTTTCTATGATTCAGTTTCTATTTCAGAAGAATTGTTGTTAAAACGATTCTATTCCATTCCGCTTGTACACTTGAGCAGGTTGCAGAACGACAAGGTAAGTACCTTGCCAACCTGCTCAACCATGTCATGAAAGCTGGAGGAGGGCATGCAAACTCTGAGGTCGAAGCCGATCCTGGGCCACCCTTTGTGTACAAGCATCTAGGCAGCATGGCAACTGTTGGAAGATACAAAGCTCTAGTCGATCTGAGGCAAAGCAAGGTCGGGTGATGTTCTCTATTTGCAAGCTTTTTAACAGATTACTGGCTGCTCATGGGTTTACTGAAACAAATTTCTTTCTGCATCGGCAGGAGTCGAGAGGGATATCTCTTGCAGGATTTGTGAGCTTTTTTATCTGGCGCTCCGCCTACTTAACTCGTGTTGTTAGTTGGAGGAATAGGTTCTATGTGGCTATCAATTGGCTGACCACGTTATTGTTTGGCCGGGACATAAGCCGTATCTAAGAGTGCCTGTTCGGCGATGTCTAAAGAGTGAACAGTACAAGTTCGATGcagtgctataggtcacggttacttttttttttctctccttgacAATTTTTATCTTGTAAGCTCCAGAAGCACAATTCACAGGTTAATTATGAATAAATGTGAGGAGACCACAGTTACGTGTCCCATGAATGTATAATACTTGTGTAGCTATGGTTTCTTCCGGTGTCAAAGAAAACAATTTCGAGGAAGATTCACTGGGCAaatggatggttttcatggcAATAAATAAGCTGTTGAACCAGGAGGAGAAAAAACAGTATTTCAAGTCCAATGCACAGCGCTTCAAAGTGGTTGAACTTTGCACTCCATACCTAGTCTCTCTCTGTTGTAGATTTGTCATTGATCAACTCGTCAATGATCTGTTCAGAAAATATCTAATCTTACTGAAGGTTGTAGTTTGAAAATATTGCATAGATCACAAGTTAAAGCAATCCGAACCTATGTATCACCAATACTTCACTAACCCAGCTGTACCAGTATGTGATACTTGCGTATCCAAGTCGTGTATCGCTGTAAGAACCGAACTGCTCACAATGGAAGTAAATTCGTAAATGGGAAAATAACGTAAAAATTTCACCCTGGACCTTTCTCAAACGACAAAGGCAGTCATTTCCTAGCTTTCACACATTAGATATATACATGTTTAATAGATCCCCTTTGGCTTAGAATCAGTGAACAAATAACGTCTCTATTTTAATACCTCAGTTGGCAAAATGGTATTGCAAAGAATGCAGTCGAGCATTCAATTTAGGAACACAAAAATTCTTTCAAACACAGTTAAACTTCCTCATAGATGGCAAAAACAACTCAATTCTGAAATTGAAGGGGATGGGCTACAAAGCAAACTGAACAAGGAGCTGTTTCATTGATACCTAGTAAACAGGTAAAAAGAAGCAGCAGATATCACCCAAAGTTATGAGATACAACTGAAATCAGCAAAGGATGCCAAGTGAGGTTTGAAACAACACCAATATCAAGAGGGCTCAGTTCATTCTGCGCCTCTTGTTCCGTTGGGAGCCCCCACCATCCACATCCAATGACCCTAATGCATTGCTCCTCCCCCTTCTCTGCAGGGATCTCGAAGAGCCCGCATTGCTAGGCTCTCCTGCACTCTCTGAGATACCAGCATCCCCATGTATCACTGCAACAGTGCTCGAATTAGATGCTTGGTCTGCAGAAGGTGCTCCAGCAACATTAATTCCATCAACTGCTGGCTCAttatttctaggatttgatGAAGAAGCAGATCCTCCATATTGGCTTGGTGAAGCCATTCTTCTAAGGTCACTCATGGCACTGGCCAGTCTTTCTGTGTTTGCAATGCCAATATAGGCAAGGTGCTCCAGCAACTCAAATCTGTCTGATACACGTGGTGTTGAGCCACGTCTCGATGATTCTGATACATTGTTTTCCATCAAACCAGTATCAGAGGCAGTGGAAGAACCATCAGGGCGGCTCTCAGCTTCTCTCTGCATCTGCATTGCTCTCATCCTTGTGGCCAGTGCAATTCTGCTCAGGCGAGTAGCACGTTGAGCACTGTCATTTATTTCCTGCGCAGCTGATTCAGATGGCCCTTCAAACCTACTCACGCTATTCATAATCTGCTGATCCAGAAGGCGCCTCCACGATGACAGTATCCCATGCGCCTCACCAAGCCTTCTTGAGATTGGCCGCATATGGTGGAATTGTTGCCTGAAGCTTTCAAGGCGATTTCCATGTGGCCTCGGCGGGATTGTAGGACCTTGTGGCTTTCCATCATCAACAGCCTTCTCTCCATCTGAATTCCCTCTACCATATATAGGAGTAATATTTGACTCTGTAACCTCGCCTTTGCAGACTGGGCATTCCTTGTGGTTGGAATAAACATTCAGCCACTGATACAAGCACGGCCAGCAGAAGAGATGACCACAGGAAGTGACTACAGGCTCACTTGCCATCTCAAAGCATATGTTACACTCGAATGTGGCAGCAGTCTTGCCGCGCTCCTCAGTGGATTCTTCTGAAGCACCTAATTCTGAGCCATTGGCAGCTACCTTATTTACTGCAGCAGTATCAGCTGCAGGCTCATGCTGGGGCACCTGCATGGCGGCGTCCATCCCAGAGGGGCGAGCCTCGGAGCTGAGGGGTGGAAGGTCAGACCTGAACCGCCTGGGGCGAAGCCACCGGCTTCCAGTTTGCTCGAGCAGCCGCCTGTACCGGACGGCAGTGTCCGGGAAGAAAGATGAGGAGGCCGTTGACGAAGAAGGCCGGTCCTCCCATCCCAGCAGTTCGCTGGCCCgtaccagcggcggcggcggcggcggcggcggcggctggaaaGCGTACCCAAGTTCGTCTCGGAGCCCGGAGATGAGCGGCTCCGGAGGCGGCATGCTTTGAAGCCCGGGGACGAGCGGTTCCGGAGGCGGCATGTACAGATGCGGGTCCGGAACAGGCGAGTCCTCGGGGTTGTAGGGGGAGTACacctccggcggcggaggggagaggTCAGCGCGCGAGGGGGAGTATGGCGGGTGCAgggcctccggcggcggcggcggcgcgtcgacggacgCGGCGGAGGACGACGGAGAGGAGGGCATCGGGGTGCTGAGGGCGAGGTCGGAGCCGAGGTCagagcggcgcgggcgcggggcgcgggGGAGACCGAGGTAAAGGTTCAGATCcatcctcctgctgctccccGCGGCCTCATCGGCGTCCATCCGACGGCGAGCCGCGCCCCAGAGCCCTACCCTCCCCCGCTTCCCGACCAGGCCGCCGCCTTTGACTCCCCGCCTCACCGATGCCGCGGTCTGCAAGAAGCAAACCCTATCTTCacgcgcggaggcggcgcgggggccCGGGTCATGGGCGGAGGATACCTGGCACCCCCTCGCTGCCGCTGTCGCGAAGGATTAGCGAGCGGCGGGGCGCTGCCGCCGACGAcgagggggagcggcggcggcggtgaatgGGGTGGGAGACGCGCGGCCTAGAGGTCCGAAATGGGGAGGGCGTCAGGGCGTGTTTATACCTGCTGTGTGCTGTCGCGGTGGAAAAGGGTGTTCCATTTCCACGACCACGACAGTTAAAATCGTAATGAAGGCCAGAAGAATGGTTAACCGCTTGTCTTTTCACCCGCTGTTTTACCCATTTTTACTCAACGGCCCAACGGAACGAGCAAAGAAACGGCGGCCCGACGAAAAGCGAGAGATGAGGTACAGCAAAGAAACGGTGTCGCACAAAAGAGTAAAGCCTATGTTGTAGTACAAGATTTAGCCTTTAGCAATATGCTTTCTGGAAAGGGTCGTAGTAGTTTTTCCTTAATCTAACTGCGCGTTATTAGGAACGGGAACTGAGATCCAAATCCAAAATTCCGAGAGCAGTGACTCCTCCATGAAACGATGCCAGGGTGAAAACAAGATTTTTCAGAAAACATAAGATCGAAAACAAAGATTACGCAAGATCTTTCTCACGCATTGATCGTTCCACTTAGCTCACATCTGTCAAGAGCACGCATGAGAAATACGGTCGCCTAAATCGGTCAACGGAAGCATCATCCACCTATATTTTTTTCCCAGCATCCTTTCCACAGAGTCAGACAATCAGTATGGAGTTGTTGTCCATACGACACTATCTCGGATAAGCCGCTGAACCGAAATGCAGGATGCTACCAACTAGGAAATATCTTTGGTAACTGAGATTTTTTGCAGTAACCATAAATTCCTTTCACCAGACACCAGGTAACCCCATCCTGGAACTGAAAAACAGAGATGAGCTGCTCTGCTTTTCCTTGTTTGCCCGGATGCCTCTATTTTCTCCTGCATCAGAGTTCCACCAAACAGGATAGGTGATCATTCTTGTGGACTGACAATGTCAAGAATCTGCAATGCAGAAGTAATATGGTTTATAAAAGTTTGATATATTATGTGTAGAATTCTTCCATGGAAATGAAGCATCAAAAGGCGAGGCAAACTGGGATGGCTAAAGACCTTATCGGTGAACTGGCGAAAAGCTTGACCTTCCATCACTTTCTCCAATTCCTACAGACAAATTAATGAGAGGGTAGACATAATGAACGAAAGAAAACTGCAAAAATCAAGAAATATATGTGAGTAGCATGGCCCTATTTGGATTTTCTCAACCATTCATATAGATATCAAAGTCATGGTGAAGAATGAGAAATAGAGCTGATGTATACTGTTCTGatggaaaaaaggaaagaatCCTACACCCATATTCATCCTGAGTGTTTTGTTTTGAATCAGATGCACTATGATAGGTATGTCAAGTGCTATTTGGGCAGCCAACACATTTCAAACTTAGCAATTTTTACAAGTGAATGAACTATGAAGACTTACCTTTTCTGGTTCTGAAGACCCATCGATTTTAAGTATCATTTTCTGCAGCTCAGGATCTCTCAGAGCATCTTTGATCTCTTTCAGTTCCGCTGTGAAAGATACAAAGTTCATGTAATAACACACATAAAGAAAGCTGCACTCAGCCTTTCATAACTTTGGCGTTCATGAATTCAGTACTAACATACTTCCAGCGGTCCAAGTGAGGACAGTAATCTACTAAACATCTTAAAGGGTGAATAAAGTACCATTTTAGGAGACAAAGCaaataattataatttataaaTGACTTTACACATGATGCATGAAGGATCAGAACTTATTTAATCATGGAAAGACTATGATATCCCCGTATAATTTTCCTGAGATTAGCCGCATTAAGTCATATTCATGGATAGTTTCCATATAGGTCAATAAACCACAAGCGGAGATGTATACATTGGTTCAAGAATGGATGTTCATTAAGGAAATTGGAGTAAATGTAAGAGATGTCGACGGGGCATTCTAACTCCAGTATGATGCTAGTATCCTCTATTTTAGTTATTTAGTAACTAATCAACATGACAACACTGTTAACACAACATGAAGTAGCTACAAATGTAAATACATAGTCAAACTTGGTGCCTTGGTGGTATGGTAGGCCATACCTAAAGACCTTAGTCTATTGTTGTCAACAAGCCAGCTTGGGTCCTCAACTTCAAGAGCTTTTGTAGGGCATACTGTATTTGGAGATTTTGCAGGGCATGTGGTGTTCGGTGCTGCAGAAAAACAGGGAGCTATAATTATTGTAAACACATAATGAAGCAACAACAGCATTATGTATTGTACTTTAGATAACCATTTTAAATTGATTTGATTGAAGATAGAGTATAGCTCCATTGTATAAAGTTGGAGGTGGTTGTAGGTGATGACTCAAATGTTCAAAGTGGGTATACGATTGTAATATATTAAGTCTGAACTTAACCAACTTTTGTTGACAAATACCAAATGCAATTATGGACcaaaaagagaaacaaaaaCTGAGTACAGTACGTTGTATGAGTATTTACATAAAGAGGGATGTTGATCCTTGTCATTAGGGCACTTTGTTCCATCTCCCACCAACCCAGAGCTCCGTGCTGCAAACAATAGAAGATATGTTCGTCTAAATTTCAAGTACAGCATGGACTGATATGCAGAGCATACTGGTTTAAGCCCTTTTATTTAGGCCAACAAATGCTGCAGACATTTTGGACATTAATAGTAACTTAGTAAGCAagtttttttccttcctctaaCAAAATAAATTATCTTTGAAGTGAGACACTAACACTATAGTTGTCAACAAAACATTAACTCCCCAATAGAACATCTGTACCTGTTGTTTTATGAACTAACAAAAGTTGATATCTACACTCAAGGAAGTTGTCAAAGTAAATAGTAACTAGGGACAAGAGCATGCAAATAACAGTCAGGATTACACCTCATACCCCTGTTGTAACTGGAATGAGTCCCTGCTCCCCAGTATGTTAAGAAAGCAGTAACATTCTAACAATTTTATCCACAAAAGCTAGAGCACTCACTAACTTCCTCCTGCAGTGGTGACTTGCTAACATCTTCCTGAAGCAATATCTTTTGGCAAGATTCCTCTGCTAATAAAAAGCAACATTTAGCACACAGCTAGCAGCTGGATCATATACACTTGATCCTATACTATACTCTATGGCT
This window encodes:
- the LOC101757200 gene encoding uncharacterized protein LOC101757200; this translates as MAASASTSLFSPCALTAKLGLGRASYGPGRRASVRRRGRLSVVAVQTGPQKPSPSSSRAAAAEDEADALQKLLKREYKYGFVSDFESFSIPKGLSEATVRRISELKAEPAWMLDFRLAAYRRFLTMVEPTWSDNEYAPVDLQSLCYYSAPKTKPKLNSLDEVDPELLKTFDRLGIPLTEQKRLTNVAVDAVIDSTSIATTHREALMAKGVIFCSISEAIREYPDLVKRYLGSIVPPGDNYYAALNSAVFSDGSFCYVPKDTVCPMEISTYFRINDKETGQFERTLIVADERSTVSYLEGCTAPAYDSNQLHAAVVELVCEEGAEIKYSTVQNWYSGDEEGKGGIYNFVTKRGRCKGRGSKISWTQVETGSAITWKYPSVELVGDDTVGEFYSVALTKDCQQADTGTKMIHKGKNSRSRIISKGISAGKSRNCYRGLVQMNAGAENAYNSSQCDSLLIGDNAAANTYPTIQVGCTSGRVEHEASTSKIGEDQLFYFQQRGVDHEKAVAAMIGGFCRAVFEHLPYEFAQEVDALMNLKLEGSVG
- the LOC101757591 gene encoding internal alternative NAD(P)H-ubiquinone oxidoreductase A1, mitochondrial gives rise to the protein MRSLKSSHFSLWLSRSTPLAPAMAASSLLRSLTRHARGASAYRHLPWSPFSTTTAAAAGARDEARKGFPGLGPTAKGEKARVVVLGTGWAGSRLMKDLDTSGYDVVCVAPRNHMVFTPLLASTCVGTLEFRSVAEPLARIQPAVSKSPGSYFFLARCTGVDPDAHTIDCETVTDGEKDTLEPWKFKVAYDKLVFASGAEASTFGIKGVTEHAIFLREVHHAQEIRRRLLLNLMLSDVPGLSEEEKRRLLHCVVVGGGPTGVEFSGELSDFIMRDVKQRYSHVKDYIHVTLIEANEILSSFDVRLRQYATNQLIKSGVRLVQGIVKDVQPNKLILDNGEEVPYGLLVWSTGVGASPFVKSLPFPKSPGGRIGVDEWLRVPSVRDVYAIGDCSGFHESTGKDVLPALAQVAERQGKYLANLLNHVMKAGGGHANSEVEADPGPPFVYKHLGSMATVGRYKALVDLRQSKESRGISLAGFVSFFIWRSAYLTRVVSWRNRFYVAINWLTTLLFGRDISRI
- the LOC101757988 gene encoding uncharacterized protein LOC101757988 — its product is MDADEAAGSSRRMDLNLYLGLPRAPRPRRSDLGSDLALSTPMPSSPSSSAASVDAPPPPPEALHPPYSPSRADLSPPPPEVYSPYNPEDSPVPDPHLYMPPPEPLVPGLQSMPPPEPLISGLRDELGYAFQPPPPPPPPPLVRASELLGWEDRPSSSTASSSFFPDTAVRYRRLLEQTGSRWLRPRRFRSDLPPLSSEARPSGMDAAMQVPQHEPAADTAAVNKVAANGSELGASEESTEERGKTAATFECNICFEMASEPVVTSCGHLFCWPCLYQWLNVYSNHKECPVCKGEVTESNITPIYGRGNSDGEKAVDDGKPQGPTIPPRPHGNRLESFRQQFHHMRPISRRLGEAHGILSSWRRLLDQQIMNSVSRFEGPSESAAQEINDSAQRATRLSRIALATRMRAMQMQREAESRPDGSSTASDTGLMENNVSESSRRGSTPRVSDRFELLEHLAYIGIANTERLASAMSDLRRMASPSQYGGSASSSNPRNNEPAVDGINVAGAPSADQASNSSTVAVIHGDAGISESAGEPSNAGSSRSLQRRGRSNALGSLDVDGGGSQRNKRRRMN